A genomic window from Lotus japonicus ecotype B-129 chromosome 1, LjGifu_v1.2 includes:
- the LOC130739975 gene encoding uncharacterized protein LOC130739975, with product MYIEPVIEESVVLAGRLAEAGFQNGPVEFISRDIAYANLNADVLKFYPRRTISELLVEKEQGVFLVHAVVVAVLKGGYWCYPSCRCHNELNLRNDAFECSKCSMIFEKMIHRYRVKIEVFDASDNVVFVLFEREVQQLISVSCEDLVSNIKVDDDSNVVYPQEFEDRIPGKELIFKIRNDGGITYNGAECYHVLAITEDPEAISLFHALQSNDSTANAQFGTNTTGVENNEELEDKEVGGFSYNTPFEDVPESSTGSLLPKPLKRKLVLDFDDESEEDGNHVQVVEGFLNEKNSSNLVLSADEDNIRVEVDEDKSIDDADDDFECTMMEIAEEDELDDEAELEDDLAYVD from the exons ATGTACATTGAGCCTGTTATTGAGGAATCAGTTGTGCTAGCTGGAAG GTTggcagaagctggatttcaaAATGGCCCTGTTGAGTTTATAAGTCGTGATATTGCGTATGCGAATCTTAATGCTGACGTGCTGAAGTTCTACCCAAGGAGAACAATTTCTGAGCTTTTAGTGGAGAAAGAG CAAGGTGTATTTCTTGTTCATGCTGTTGTTGTTGCGGTCTTAAAGGGTGGTTATTGGTGTTATCCTTCTTGTAGATGCCACAATGAGTTGAATTTACGTAATGATGCGTTTGAATGTTCAAAGTGTTCTATGATCTTTGAGAAGATGATTCATAG GTACCGTGTTAAGATTGAAGTTTTTGATGCTTCCGATAATGTTGTTTTTGTTCTCTTTGAGAGGGAAGTACAACAATTGATTAGTGTGTCATGTGAAGATTTAGTCAGTAACATTAAG GTGGATGATGATTCTAATGTTGTCTATCcacaagaatttgaagatcgcATACCTGGAAAAGagcttatttttaaaatacgtAATGATGGTGGAATTACATATAATGGAGCTGAATGTTACCATGTCCTTGCCATTACTGAGGATCCTGAAGCAATTTCCTTATTTCATGCATTACAATCTAATGATTCAACTGCCAAT GCACAATTTGGGACCAATACCACTGGTGTTGAAAACAATGAAGAGCTGGAAGACAAGGAAGTTGGTGGTTTTTCCTATAATACACCATTTGAAGATGTGCCTGAAAGTAGCACTGGATCTTTACTTCCCAAACCATTGAAGAGGAAATTGGTGTTGGACTTTGATGATGAATCTGAGGAGGATGGTAATCATGTCCAAGTTGTGGAAGGTTTCCTGAATGAGAAGAATTCATCTAACTTGGTGCTTTCTGCTGACGAAGACAACATTAGGGTGGAAGTGGATGAGGACAAAAGTATTGATGATGCAGATGATGACTTTGAATGTACTATGATGGAAATTGCTGAGGAAGATGAGTTAGATGATGAAGCTGAATTGGAGGATGATCTTGCATATGTTGACTGA